In the Arachis ipaensis cultivar K30076 chromosome B04, Araip1.1, whole genome shotgun sequence genome, TCACAGTCACAAATGTACCTATTAAATATAAGCTGATAATTAGTGTCACCAAAATGGTAAATATACAAGCCCTCACACTAGCAACACTTGAGGTTGACCTACATACAACATAGGCAGTTTCATCAAATGAAATGAGAGTTGTTCAATGACCAATGGATCAATTTAGTAATATGAGAAAGGTTTCATGAGTTAAATGAGAATTACCTTGCTACTAGGTCCTTGACAGATAAGCTTGCCACTAAAACCATAGTCGCCAAAAAGGGCATCGGTCACGCCTTGGCCTTCAGTGCCCGGTAACCATGCTGCCACCAATGCGTCTATAGAAGAAATGTACGGTTCTATCACAATAGGTCTACCAGAAACAATGATAACCACACACTTAACATTCCCACAGACATTGTTGATTATATTTGGACCAGGATCCGTCATTGTCAAAGTGGTGCTGTCACCAGCAGTCTCGGCGTAAGGAAGCTCACCAACAGCAACAATAGCATAATCAAAGTTGTTGGACTTTACAAATTCGCTATCCGGGTTCTCACGAAATACAACTTCAGTGCTTGGATCAACTGCTGATTTTATGGCACTAAGAATGGTTGTTCCTGTTCATGGAAAAGAAAAAGACTTTAAACTGTTTCTAAGGTTCCTCGGATGAGCCGAAACTTTTAGACATATCTTTAGTCGCTTACCGCTTGTGTCCATGTTGCCACTAAACCCTTGCCATTTGATTGTCCACCCGCCACATTGGTAACCCAAATTGTCAGCATGTGTACCAGCAACTAGAATTTTCGGAACATTCTTTGAAAGAGGCAGAAGTGGAGCACTTCCATTTTTCCCATTCTTAAGCAGCACAAGAGATTTTCTCACAGCTTCCCTTGCAAGATCCCTGTGTCCCTAGATACACAACAGGATCTTATCATTACAGAATATACATGCTTTTGTTGCCAAGTTTGTTACAACAAAATCCAATTTATGGTTGGGATGGTTTGAGCTCTCACCTGACTTCCAAGCTGGTCGACTAAACTGAAATCGGCTAGAGGATTTTCAAAAAGACCCATGGTAAACTTAACAAGCAAAATTCTCGCCACAGCATCATCAATCCGGTCCATTGGAATGACATTGTTCTTGACCAAGAGATTAAGATCCTGAATGAACTCATCAAACTTGTACGGGACCATCACCTATAATAGTAATTAACAGAAAGAATAAGTTCTATAGCAGAAATTTAGTACTGCTGACAATTTGGCCATAAAGAACAGACTAACCATATCAACACCGGCTTGAATGGAAGCTTGGACAGAGTACGTGTAGTTTGAATCTGGTGGCGATGTGATTTTGTCGATACCTTGCCAATCAGAGATGACAAATCcctgataaataaataaaaaaatttagttagTAAGCATCATGCAAGATACACCTATTGCAATGTGTGTCAAATAGACTTCTCAAGGCTTCAAATccaatataaattttataatagataaatagaagaaagtaataaTCTAATATTGTTACTAGTAGGTGTGTGGTTCAAGTATTACTTTGTTACTCAGATTCCATTCCCACGGGAATCAAATATACCCAGAGGGAAGGTGGGAATTGAAATGATGGTATTTTGATTTCTTGGAATCAAACTTGCTTGGAAATAGCTTTTtaaactttgaaccaaacatggaaataTGATATTCCCATCTTAAAATTCTtaggaattatttataatttCCCCAACCACACACACCCTGAAGGTATTTCATATGCCTCCTCAAATAAGCATGACAGAAATATCAAATGGCGATtgaaattttcaaagaaaaatgacatgaaaacatctCAATGTGGATATAACAAATGATGATAAACAACTAAGGCTTAAAAGTAGAAGGTTTAATATCAGTGAATGCTACACAATGTAACTTAATTATGTTGCTTTCCCAGATTTTTTTCTATCCATAATAGAGATATACAAGACAATATAGTAGTAGTGAAATTCACAAAAAAAGATTAGAAAGTAATCAAATCACCTTAAACTTAAGGGTGTTCTTTAGGAAGCCGGTGACTAGATCACGATTTGCATGCATCTTTACCCCGTTCCAACTGGAGTACGAAACCATCACTGTCGAGACCCCTTTGATAATGGAATCAGAATAGGCAGGCATATGAAGGCTAAGCAATCCATGCCAGTCAATCACAGTGTTGTTCTCATTAACTCCCTTGGTTGTACCACCGTCTCCAACAAAGTGCTTAGCACAAGCAGCTACCTTTGTCCTGCAAGGAATGTATAAACTTGATGAATGATAGAgggaaaacaaatgaaaattttATTCATGCAACTACATCAAAATACAACTTCATCATATAATCCtgattttgctttctttttccaCTCCTCGTTACTTGTTGTATTATATGATGTTCTTGTTACTGATTTGAACTCTGGAGCATTACCAAAACTATGCTCACTACTCACAAGAACATCCTAAAAAGACTTTATTATCTAAATTAAGTTGAGATTATGAATGAGTATCAATTATTGAGAACCACATGGCTACCACAATGACAGATACAACATATCAACACCTTGCAGATACAGAGACAGAGGCATACGATGGCTCTTTCGACACAACGTATAAGATTAATTCAAACATTAATTTCTTAAAGTTGAaacttattagttaattattacaTTACAACATTAGTGATGCATAAGCactaaacatgaaaattatgtaACTATGTACCATAATTCACCACCAGGCAAGGACAACATTTTAGGAAATATGTTCATAAACACTTGAGGAAAACAAATAAGGAAACACAGTCTTTCTTTTAAATGGATTTACTACGATTAATTTCTTACTTGCCACCAACATATGGAAATCCCTTCTTGGCATTGGCAGGGAGACT is a window encoding:
- the LOC107638839 gene encoding uncharacterized protein LOC107638839 — encoded protein: MNRALVRFLVSLWLCCCFWLVSIGEAQAQGGEYMKYKDPKQPVAVRVKDLLDRMTLEEKIGQMVQIDRSVANAEVMKNSFIGSVLSGGGSEPLPKATAQDWVNMINEFQKGSLASRLGIPMMYGIDAVHGHNNVYNATIFPHNVGLGCTRDPDLAQKIGAATALEVRATGIPYVFAPCIAVCRDPRWGRCYESYSEDPKIVEQMTEIIPGLQGSLPANAKKGFPYVGGKTKVAACAKHFVGDGGTTKGVNENNTVIDWHGLLSLHMPAYSDSIIKGVSTVMVSYSSWNGVKMHANRDLVTGFLKNTLKFKGFVISDWQGIDKITSPPDSNYTYSVQASIQAGVDMVMVPYKFDEFIQDLNLLVKNNVIPMDRIDDAVARILLVKFTMGLFENPLADFSLVDQLGSQGHRDLAREAVRKSLVLLKNGKNGSAPLLPLSKNVPKILVAGTHADNLGYQCGGWTIKWQGFSGNMDTSGTTILSAIKSAVDPSTEVVFRENPDSEFVKSNNFDYAIVAVGELPYAETAGDSTTLTMTDPGPNIINNVCGNVKCVVIIVSGRPIVIEPYISSIDALVAAWLPGTEGQGVTDALFGDYGFSGKLICQGPSSKVNLKCC